One genomic segment of Salinigranum rubrum includes these proteins:
- a CDS encoding ABC transporter permease — protein MLFGLMLVFTFTTERFFTEANLLDNVAKNAVTLLLVALAGTFPILQQSIDLSVESVVLLTGVVTVVLISQFGLGLLAIPLAIGVGMLAGLFNGVVFTKLKVPSFLVTLGTLSVLAGVGKIITGGSTITFRNSAIRTISTGDVFGVPNLVLWGLLIYVATIVLAFRTKFGRYCFALGENERVVELAGAKVDRYKIYPFVLSGLLCGTAGVLLTLRISSASPNIGSGLLLPSIAAIVMGGTALTGGVGGPHRTILGVLVIAVLNNGMNLLGIDSFVQEIILGLVVVAAVALSIDRAKIDVVK, from the coding sequence ATGCTGTTCGGGCTGATGCTCGTCTTCACGTTCACGACGGAGCGCTTTTTCACCGAGGCCAACCTGCTCGACAACGTCGCGAAGAACGCCGTGACGCTGCTGTTGGTGGCGCTGGCGGGGACCTTCCCCATCCTCCAGCAGAGCATCGACCTCTCGGTCGAGTCGGTCGTGTTGCTGACGGGCGTCGTGACCGTCGTCCTGATTTCGCAGTTCGGCCTGGGCCTCTTGGCCATTCCGCTCGCCATCGGCGTCGGGATGCTCGCCGGTCTGTTCAACGGCGTCGTCTTCACGAAGCTCAAGGTGCCCTCGTTCCTGGTCACGCTCGGGACGCTCTCGGTGTTGGCTGGGGTCGGGAAGATCATCACCGGTGGCTCGACCATCACCTTCCGGAACTCCGCCATCCGCACCATCTCGACCGGCGACGTCTTCGGCGTCCCCAACCTCGTACTCTGGGGGCTGCTCATCTACGTGGCCACCATCGTCCTGGCCTTCCGGACGAAGTTCGGCCGGTACTGCTTCGCGCTGGGCGAGAACGAGCGCGTCGTCGAACTGGCCGGCGCGAAGGTCGACCGCTACAAGATCTACCCCTTCGTGCTGTCGGGGCTGCTCTGTGGCACCGCCGGCGTCCTGCTGACGCTGCGCATCTCGTCGGCCTCGCCGAACATCGGGAGCGGGCTCCTCTTGCCCAGCATCGCCGCCATCGTCATGGGCGGGACGGCGTTGACCGGCGGCGTCGGCGGGCCCCACCGGACCATTCTGGGCGTGCTCGTCATCGCGGTGCTGAACAACGGGATGAACCTGCTCGGCATCGACTCGTTCGTCCAGGAGATCATCTTAGGGCTCGTGGTCGTCGCCGCGGTGGCGCTCTCGATCGACCGCGCGAAGATAGACGTGGTGAAGTAA
- a CDS encoding universal stress protein, giving the protein MGRTLVALDDSPQAQNALAYALSVHERDEFVLLHVIDYSESITDPGRGGRGRLEGWYQKATEDAEDLFEEATALTDDYDVSVTTVVADGKPAQEIIDCADDHDVDQIVMGSHGRTGVARILLGSVAEQVVRRSERPTTVVH; this is encoded by the coding sequence ATGGGACGCACACTCGTCGCACTAGACGATTCGCCGCAGGCACAGAACGCGCTCGCGTACGCCCTCTCGGTTCACGAGCGGGACGAGTTCGTCCTCCTGCACGTCATCGACTACAGCGAGTCCATCACGGACCCCGGTCGTGGCGGCCGCGGCCGTCTCGAAGGCTGGTACCAGAAGGCCACCGAGGACGCCGAGGACCTGTTCGAAGAGGCGACGGCGCTCACCGACGACTACGACGTCTCCGTGACGACCGTCGTCGCGGACGGAAAGCCCGCCCAGGAGATCATCGACTGCGCCGACGACCACGACGTCGACCAGATCGTCATGGGAAGCCACGGACGGACGGGCGTCGCTCGCATCCTTCTCGGGAGCGTCGCCGAACAGGTCGTCCGGCGCTCCGAGCGCCCGACGACGGTGGTTCACTGA
- a CDS encoding aldehyde dehydrogenase family protein codes for MAQASAIESEEYGLWIDGTDRPASGGRTLAVENPATGEVLTHVAAATEADVSAAVSVAASACDEWAARVPKERTRTLLAVAEAIREHADRLARIETLENGKPLSEARDQVRRCARHFEYYAGEADKIEGESIPLGDDYVDYTRHEPLGVTAHIVPWNVPIYLFARSVAPALAAGNTAVVKPAEETPVGALTVARLAEEAGLPSGVLNVIPGDGVEAGATLTSHPDIDCVTFTGSGATGREVAKAAVSNVNEVHLELGGKSPLLVFPDADLGRAVEETVSGIFTNAGQVCSASSRVLVNEAVHDEYVDRLVDAVAGLSVGPGVDDPDVGPLVSGEHRERVAEYLDLGRETVGDPLVGGDTLDRPGYFVEPTVFDRVDNDSRIAQEEVFGPVLTVGAFADEAEAVRLANDTRYGLVAGVMTRDVGRAHRVARDLDAGQIYVNEWFAGGNETPFGGYKESGIGRENGRQAIHNYTQLKNVCVRLD; via the coding sequence ATGGCGCAAGCGTCAGCTATCGAGAGCGAGGAGTACGGACTGTGGATCGACGGCACCGACCGACCGGCGAGCGGCGGGCGAACGCTCGCCGTCGAGAACCCCGCGACGGGCGAGGTGCTGACCCACGTCGCCGCCGCGACGGAGGCGGACGTGTCCGCGGCGGTGTCGGTCGCGGCGTCGGCGTGCGACGAGTGGGCCGCGCGGGTACCGAAAGAGCGGACCAGAACGCTTCTGGCCGTCGCCGAGGCGATTCGGGAGCACGCGGACCGCCTCGCACGCATCGAGACGCTGGAGAACGGGAAGCCGCTCTCGGAGGCCCGCGACCAGGTCCGTCGGTGTGCGCGACACTTCGAGTACTACGCCGGCGAGGCGGACAAGATCGAGGGCGAGTCGATTCCGCTCGGCGACGACTACGTCGACTACACCCGTCACGAACCGCTCGGCGTCACGGCGCACATCGTCCCGTGGAACGTTCCCATCTACCTCTTCGCGCGAAGCGTCGCGCCCGCGCTCGCTGCGGGCAACACGGCGGTGGTGAAACCCGCGGAGGAGACGCCGGTCGGCGCCCTGACGGTCGCCCGCCTCGCGGAGGAGGCCGGACTCCCCTCGGGCGTCCTCAACGTGATTCCAGGAGACGGCGTCGAGGCCGGCGCGACGCTGACGTCCCACCCTGACATCGACTGCGTGACGTTCACCGGGTCGGGAGCGACGGGTCGCGAGGTGGCGAAAGCCGCCGTCTCGAACGTCAACGAGGTCCACCTGGAACTCGGAGGAAAGAGCCCGCTTCTGGTGTTCCCGGACGCCGACCTGGGTCGAGCGGTCGAGGAGACGGTCAGCGGCATCTTCACGAACGCGGGACAGGTCTGCTCGGCGAGTTCGCGGGTGCTCGTCAACGAGGCCGTCCACGACGAGTACGTCGACAGACTGGTCGACGCGGTGGCGGGCCTCTCGGTCGGCCCCGGCGTCGACGACCCCGACGTCGGTCCGCTGGTGTCCGGAGAACACCGGGAACGGGTCGCGGAGTATCTCGACCTGGGTCGAGAGACGGTCGGCGACCCGCTCGTCGGCGGCGACACGCTCGACCGACCCGGCTACTTCGTCGAGCCGACGGTGTTCGACCGCGTCGACAACGACAGCCGGATCGCACAGGAGGAGGTATTCGGCCCGGTGCTGACGGTCGGGGCGTTCGCCGACGAGGCCGAGGCGGTGCGCCTCGCGAACGACACCCGGTACGGTCTCGTCGCGGGCGTGATGACGCGCGACGTCGGACGAGCCCACCGGGTCGCTCGTGACCTCGACGCCGGACAGATATACGTCAACGAGTGGTTCGCCGGCGGGAACGAGACGCCGTTCGGTGGGTACAAAGAGAGCGGCATCGGCCGCGAGAACGGACGGCAGGCGATCCACAACTACACACAGCTCAAGAACGTCTGCGTCCGACTCGACTGA
- a CDS encoding SDR family NAD(P)-dependent oxidoreductase gives MSERLQGKTALVTGGSSGNGRAIARRFAEEGASVTVADVRADPRMGGEPTHELIESEGGAARFVECDVRSVADLRAAVDATVEAFGSLDVMVNNAGVERQLPLGEVTEEDYEWLMDINLKGVYFGSQVAVEAMREQGAGGSIINMSSIGGIRGLENSSLYCTSKGGVTNLTRQLAVEHGEHGIRVNALNPGFIETAMTMEDGETAEGILAQTPLGRAGQPEEVAEAALFLASEESSFVTGHNLVMDGGFTA, from the coding sequence ATGTCCGAGCGACTGCAGGGGAAGACAGCACTGGTCACCGGTGGCTCTTCGGGGAACGGCCGCGCCATCGCGCGACGGTTCGCCGAGGAGGGCGCGAGCGTCACCGTCGCCGACGTCCGCGCGGACCCGCGGATGGGCGGCGAACCGACGCACGAACTCATCGAGAGCGAGGGCGGCGCCGCCCGGTTCGTCGAGTGCGACGTGCGCTCGGTGGCGGACCTCCGAGCGGCGGTGGATGCGACCGTCGAGGCGTTCGGCTCACTCGACGTGATGGTGAACAACGCGGGCGTCGAACGGCAACTCCCCCTCGGCGAGGTCACCGAGGAGGACTACGAGTGGCTGATGGACATCAACCTCAAAGGGGTGTACTTCGGCAGCCAGGTCGCCGTCGAGGCCATGCGCGAGCAGGGAGCGGGCGGGAGCATCATCAACATGTCCTCCATCGGGGGAATCCGCGGGCTGGAGAACTCGTCGCTGTACTGCACCTCGAAGGGCGGGGTGACGAACCTCACCCGCCAACTGGCGGTCGAACACGGCGAACACGGGATCAGAGTCAACGCGCTCAACCCCGGCTTCATCGAGACGGCGATGACGATGGAGGACGGCGAGACGGCGGAGGGCATTCTCGCACAGACGCCCCTGGGCCGCGCGGGTCAGCCCGAAGAAGTCGCGGAGGCGGCGCTCTTTCTCGCGTCGGAGGAGTCGTCGTTCGTCACCGGCCACAACCTCGTGATGGACGGCGGCTTCACCGCGTGA
- a CDS encoding amidohydrolase family protein yields the protein MDSVSHCFNHTPENHKHPHAQRWDDETFELGEKLLPDGYVPSKEVFYRDHQPEELARLLFLESQIDYSVYHSLPLDDYFHDGYVSREKGFEFMEQNPERVSMYVDVNPLEDDAGDQIEEYASRDGVEGIKFYPARYQNGNDLSLQLTEDAVWPLLERIADSEVDTLAIHKFIPFATAPVRYFQPGDVEDAANSFPDLNFEIIHAGFSFVEETVFAMASHKNVYANLENTACMVNTRPRKFAKALGEMLYWAGPDRIVYAGGATALHPQPPIEGIWNFEMPEDLIEEYDYPEVTQDMKEKVLGKNALRLLDKDPEQIKKDIEGDKWDQLRKERHETGEFPAEPWSTYEAESALASDD from the coding sequence GTGGACTCCGTGTCACACTGCTTCAACCACACGCCGGAGAATCACAAACACCCACACGCGCAGCGGTGGGACGACGAGACGTTCGAACTCGGCGAGAAACTCCTCCCCGACGGCTACGTCCCGTCGAAGGAGGTCTTCTACCGCGACCACCAGCCCGAAGAACTCGCTCGACTGCTCTTCTTGGAGAGTCAGATCGACTACTCGGTGTACCACTCCCTGCCGCTGGACGACTACTTCCACGACGGGTACGTCTCCCGCGAGAAGGGGTTCGAGTTCATGGAGCAGAACCCCGAGCGCGTGTCGATGTACGTCGACGTCAACCCGCTGGAGGACGACGCGGGCGACCAGATCGAGGAGTACGCCTCTCGGGACGGTGTCGAGGGGATCAAGTTCTACCCGGCGCGCTACCAGAACGGCAACGACCTCTCGCTTCAGTTGACAGAAGACGCCGTCTGGCCGCTGCTGGAGCGAATCGCCGACTCCGAGGTGGACACTTTGGCCATCCACAAGTTCATCCCGTTCGCCACGGCTCCCGTCCGATACTTCCAGCCCGGCGACGTCGAGGACGCGGCCAACTCGTTCCCCGACCTCAACTTCGAGATCATCCACGCGGGCTTCTCGTTCGTCGAGGAGACGGTGTTCGCGATGGCGAGCCACAAGAACGTCTACGCCAACCTCGAGAACACCGCGTGTATGGTCAACACCCGTCCGCGGAAGTTCGCGAAAGCGCTGGGTGAGATGCTCTACTGGGCCGGTCCCGACCGCATCGTCTACGCCGGCGGCGCGACGGCGCTGCATCCCCAGCCACCCATCGAGGGCATCTGGAACTTCGAGATGCCCGAGGACCTCATCGAGGAGTACGACTATCCCGAGGTCACTCAGGACATGAAGGAGAAGGTTCTCGGCAAGAACGCGCTTCGTCTCCTCGACAAAGACCCCGAGCAGATCAAGAAGGACATCGAGGGCGACAAGTGGGACCAACTCCGCAAAGAGCGCCATGAGACTGGCGAGTTCCCGGCCGAACCGTGGTCGACGTACGAAGCCGAGTCGGCCCTCGCGTCCGACGACTGA
- a CDS encoding metal-sulfur cluster assembly factor translates to MAAHTDPYARTEPATHVTPDTEFDDERKTKIKEQLSEVLDPCSCMSEHPINIVDLGLVESIVLDGRDVEVTLLLTSQRCTYFLDIDDEVCERVESLEEIDSCEVHQDTSGKIWTNERMSDEQRKVRRKRFHERMEAAGITPYAERSD, encoded by the coding sequence ATGGCCGCACACACAGACCCGTACGCGAGGACGGAACCGGCCACGCACGTCACGCCGGACACGGAGTTCGACGACGAGCGCAAGACGAAAATCAAAGAGCAACTGAGCGAGGTGCTCGACCCGTGTAGCTGTATGAGCGAGCACCCCATCAACATCGTCGACCTGGGCCTCGTCGAGTCTATCGTCCTCGACGGGAGGGACGTCGAGGTCACCCTTCTCTTGACCTCACAGCGCTGTACGTACTTCCTCGACATCGACGACGAGGTGTGCGAGCGCGTCGAATCGCTCGAGGAAATCGACTCCTGTGAGGTCCACCAGGACACCAGCGGCAAGATCTGGACCAACGAGCGGATGTCCGACGAGCAGCGCAAAGTCCGACGCAAACGCTTCCACGAACGGATGGAGGCCGCCGGCATCACCCCCTACGCGGAACGCTCGGACTGA
- a CDS encoding AMP-binding protein: MSSQQQEAVVHEPSEEFVESTNVAAFMREYGIDDYDELIERTTSRVEHVDESGIEWFWDLLPEYLGIDFYTPYDQVRDDTDGPQFSKWYPGGELNLAHNVVDRHAHVDSQTRNKIACLWEGEPGDVREITYHELARQSNKIANYLEASGIDTGDTVGLYMPMVPEVISILYGCFKVGAIAVPIFSGFGVEATATRIEDSECSVLFTGDGFYRRGKPLTLKESADEAIDEAGHVEHTVVYDRLGDDADVPMHDRDEWWSEAIETHSDAYDTKSLPSNQESMLLYSSGTTGKPKGIVHTHAGVQMQCAKEMYFGFDHQPSDRFFWVSDIGWMMGPWTLIGNHTFGGTVFMYEGAPDHPEPDRFWEMIDRHSLSTFGISPTAIRALRKHGDEWVDDHDLSSLRLLGSTGEPWDPESWQWFYENVGGGDAPIINISGGTEICGCFLMPMPTQPLKPTSLGGPGLGMDIDIVNDAGDSIADTNERGFLVARDSCPSMTKSLWEGDDRYLEEYWSTWEDLWDHGDWAQKDEDGFWFLHGRADDALNVAGRKVGPAEIEGVLTEHDSVNQAAAVGVPDDTTGTAVVAYVMLEDGFEGSDDLRAELSALVGEEHGKPFRPRELLFVSELPKTQSGKIIRRAISSIYQGEDLGDMSSIENPAALDELRDAA, from the coding sequence ATGTCCAGCCAGCAGCAGGAGGCAGTCGTCCACGAACCGAGCGAGGAGTTCGTCGAGTCGACCAACGTCGCCGCGTTCATGCGCGAGTACGGTATCGACGACTACGACGAACTCATCGAGCGCACCACCTCCCGTGTCGAACACGTCGACGAGTCGGGCATCGAGTGGTTCTGGGACCTCCTCCCCGAATATCTCGGCATCGACTTTTACACCCCTTACGACCAGGTCCGCGACGACACCGACGGCCCCCAGTTCTCGAAGTGGTACCCCGGCGGGGAGTTGAACCTCGCGCACAACGTGGTGGACCGACACGCCCACGTCGACTCTCAAACCAGAAACAAAATCGCGTGTCTCTGGGAAGGCGAACCCGGCGACGTCCGCGAGATTACCTACCACGAACTCGCCCGCCAGTCGAACAAAATCGCGAACTACCTCGAAGCGAGCGGCATCGACACCGGTGATACGGTCGGCCTGTACATGCCGATGGTCCCCGAGGTCATCTCCATCTTGTATGGGTGTTTCAAAGTCGGCGCCATCGCCGTCCCCATCTTTTCTGGATTCGGCGTCGAGGCCACCGCCACCCGAATCGAAGACTCCGAATGCTCGGTCCTCTTTACCGGTGATGGGTTCTATCGGAGAGGAAAGCCCCTGACGCTCAAAGAGAGCGCCGACGAGGCTATCGACGAGGCCGGCCACGTCGAACACACGGTCGTGTACGACCGGTTGGGCGACGACGCCGACGTCCCGATGCACGACCGAGACGAGTGGTGGTCAGAGGCCATCGAGACCCACTCGGACGCGTACGACACGAAATCGTTGCCCTCGAACCAGGAGTCGATGCTGCTGTACTCGTCGGGTACGACGGGCAAACCCAAGGGCATCGTCCACACCCACGCGGGGGTGCAGATGCAGTGTGCCAAAGAGATGTACTTCGGCTTCGACCACCAGCCCTCGGACCGGTTCTTCTGGGTGTCCGACATCGGCTGGATGATGGGCCCGTGGACGCTCATCGGCAACCACACGTTCGGGGGCACCGTCTTCATGTACGAGGGCGCGCCCGACCATCCAGAGCCAGACCGGTTCTGGGAGATGATCGACCGCCACTCCCTGTCGACGTTCGGTATCTCGCCCACAGCAATCCGCGCCCTTCGCAAGCACGGCGACGAGTGGGTCGACGACCACGACCTCTCGTCGCTCCGACTCTTGGGGTCGACGGGCGAACCGTGGGACCCCGAGTCGTGGCAGTGGTTCTACGAGAACGTCGGTGGCGGGGACGCGCCCATCATCAACATCTCGGGGGGGACCGAAATCTGCGGGTGTTTCCTCATGCCGATGCCCACCCAGCCACTGAAACCCACCTCACTGGGCGGTCCAGGCCTGGGCATGGACATCGACATCGTGAACGACGCGGGTGACTCGATTGCGGACACGAACGAGCGGGGCTTTCTGGTCGCGCGCGACTCGTGTCCGTCGATGACCAAATCGCTCTGGGAGGGCGACGACCGATACCTCGAAGAGTACTGGTCGACGTGGGAGGACCTGTGGGACCACGGCGACTGGGCGCAAAAAGACGAAGACGGCTTCTGGTTTTTGCACGGACGGGCCGACGACGCGCTGAACGTCGCGGGACGCAAGGTGGGACCGGCCGAAATCGAAGGCGTGCTCACCGAACACGACTCGGTAAACCAGGCCGCGGCCGTGGGCGTCCCCGACGACACGACGGGGACCGCCGTCGTGGCCTACGTGATGCTCGAAGACGGTTTCGAGGGAAGCGACGACCTCCGCGCGGAGCTGTCGGCGCTGGTGGGCGAGGAACACGGCAAGCCGTTCCGCCCGCGCGAACTCCTGTTCGTCTCGGAGCTCCCCAAAACCCAGTCGGGCAAGATCATCCGCCGGGCCATCTCGTCGATCTACCAGGGCGAAGACCTCGGCGACATGTCGAGCATCGAAAACCCCGCCGCGCTCGACGAACTCCGAGACGCCGCCTGA
- a CDS encoding gamma carbonic anhydrase family protein, which translates to MRERLFGHTPDVADSAFVSRLSYLIGEVSVGERASLWPFTCLRGDGGAVTVGEGTNVQEFSMLHGAEVGDHVTVGHSVVVDYATVEDHSLVGMNSCVLRDATVESNCLVAAGAVVLQGQTVPEGHLAYGAPAQTKPLTDDQRDEIERVHQHYVDLSREYKQTGRFE; encoded by the coding sequence ATGCGCGAACGGCTCTTTGGACACACCCCCGACGTCGCCGACTCGGCGTTCGTCTCGCGGCTCTCGTACCTCATCGGCGAGGTGAGCGTCGGCGAGCGCGCGAGTCTCTGGCCGTTCACGTGCCTTCGTGGTGACGGCGGGGCTGTCACCGTCGGGGAGGGGACGAACGTCCAGGAGTTCTCGATGCTCCACGGCGCCGAGGTCGGGGACCACGTCACCGTCGGTCACAGCGTCGTCGTCGACTACGCCACCGTCGAGGACCACTCGCTCGTTGGGATGAACAGCTGTGTCCTCCGCGACGCCACCGTCGAATCGAACTGTCTCGTCGCGGCCGGAGCCGTGGTGCTCCAGGGCCAGACGGTCCCGGAAGGCCACCTCGCGTACGGCGCTCCCGCACAGACCAAACCGCTCACCGACGACCAGCGCGACGAAATCGAACGGGTCCACCAGCACTACGTCGACCTCTCCCGGGAGTACAAGCAGACCGGGCGGTTCGAGTGA
- a CDS encoding MFS transporter: MKARTRWTVVVFSFVACHGVVSQTRGPLLASFEQSFEVSQGLLGAVAPAATVGLLLSVLFLGTNAGRVGVRRTLLAGVGLTVLSLASLTLVQSYWVLVGSFLLQGLGVGAVRALDRPLLGHLYPAVRGRMFNLYALTWAVGATIGPLFVNWVLAATDWRMTFLFLLLPLLPVVVLLWRASPPEEMHHEQRISLGDVRSLLARPAVLGMAAALVLSGSIEGTMFAWFAYYAGEFVPRARANVLLSGFLVMYVPGRLLYSYLCDRLPPLTLVLGLSLVGVPVTALAFTARSGLVLAAGALALGFVVAGFFPTLSAFGIDNASEYSGPVNAIATGANFLGITAAPLVVGVVAEQADIVTGMRLLVPAMAGLVVVVVLTRWRLARPA, translated from the coding sequence ATGAAGGCTCGCACGCGGTGGACCGTCGTCGTCTTCTCGTTCGTCGCCTGCCACGGCGTCGTCTCCCAGACGCGCGGTCCTCTGCTGGCGAGTTTCGAGCAGTCGTTCGAGGTCTCACAGGGTCTGCTCGGTGCTGTCGCGCCCGCCGCGACCGTCGGTCTCCTCCTCTCGGTACTGTTTCTCGGAACGAACGCGGGCCGCGTGGGCGTCAGACGGACGCTCCTCGCGGGGGTCGGCCTCACGGTCCTCTCGCTCGCGTCGCTCACGCTCGTGCAGTCGTACTGGGTGCTCGTCGGCTCGTTCCTCCTCCAGGGGCTCGGTGTCGGTGCCGTCCGCGCGCTCGACCGGCCGCTCCTCGGCCACCTCTACCCCGCCGTCCGGGGTCGGATGTTCAACCTCTACGCGCTCACCTGGGCCGTCGGGGCGACCATCGGCCCGCTGTTCGTCAACTGGGTCCTCGCCGCGACCGACTGGCGGATGACGTTCCTGTTCCTCCTCCTCCCGCTGTTGCCGGTCGTCGTCCTGCTCTGGCGGGCGTCTCCACCCGAGGAGATGCACCACGAACAGCGCATCTCGCTCGGAGACGTGCGGAGCCTCCTCGCTCGACCCGCCGTGCTCGGGATGGCTGCGGCCCTCGTTCTCAGCGGCTCCATCGAGGGGACGATGTTCGCGTGGTTCGCCTACTACGCCGGCGAGTTCGTCCCGCGGGCGCGCGCGAACGTCTTGCTCTCCGGCTTCCTGGTGATGTACGTCCCCGGTCGGTTGCTCTACAGTTACCTCTGTGATCGCCTCCCGCCGCTGACGCTCGTCCTCGGCCTCTCCCTCGTGGGGGTTCCCGTCACCGCCCTCGCGTTCACCGCCCGCTCGGGCCTCGTGCTCGCGGCCGGGGCGCTCGCGCTCGGGTTCGTCGTCGCCGGCTTCTTTCCGACCCTCTCGGCGTTCGGTATCGACAACGCGTCGGAGTACAGCGGTCCGGTCAACGCCATCGCGACCGGGGCGAACTTCCTCGGCATCACCGCCGCGCCCCTCGTCGTCGGTGTCGTCGCCGAGCAAGCCGACATCGTGACCGGGATGCGACTGCTCGTCCCCGCGATGGCCGGACTGGTCGTCGTGGTCGTGCTGACGCGCTGGCGACTCGCCCGTCCTGCGTGA
- a CDS encoding universal stress protein has protein sequence MFRVLVAVSDDVDQARKQADFVASLPGSEELDVTVTHAYVEADERDPRGEPLPPRKSDGVQTARERLTEAGLAVETRETYHPVADGIVALAADVDADLVVVGARRRTPVGKAVFGSVTQSVVLDSPVPVTVVGVE, from the coding sequence GTGTTCCGAGTGCTCGTTGCGGTCAGTGACGATGTCGACCAGGCACGTAAACAGGCGGACTTCGTCGCCTCGCTCCCCGGAAGCGAGGAACTCGACGTCACAGTGACGCACGCGTACGTCGAGGCGGACGAACGCGACCCGCGCGGTGAACCGCTCCCTCCACGGAAGAGCGACGGCGTCCAAACAGCACGCGAGCGACTGACCGAAGCAGGACTCGCCGTCGAGACGCGCGAGACCTACCACCCGGTCGCCGACGGTATCGTTGCCCTCGCGGCAGACGTCGACGCCGATCTCGTCGTCGTCGGCGCGCGGAGGCGGACGCCGGTCGGCAAGGCGGTGTTCGGGAGCGTCACGCAGTCGGTCGTCCTCGACTCGCCAGTTCCCGTCACTGTGGTCGGTGTCGAATGA
- a CDS encoding Rieske (2Fe-2S) protein, producing the protein MDDDRHVASLDDVPTDGTLLVTLRNGDGLEEVILTRLDDGVAAYKNYCQHWTDVRLDKGSGALVRNDEIVCQKHAATFESGSGYCNFGPCEGSYLATVDVEVDDGEVFVSEDGYTFEHVGESDDESRSSGSRIGFGG; encoded by the coding sequence ATGGACGACGACCGGCACGTCGCGTCGCTCGACGACGTCCCCACGGACGGGACGCTTCTCGTCACGCTTCGGAACGGCGACGGACTCGAAGAGGTCATCCTCACCCGGCTCGACGACGGCGTAGCAGCGTACAAGAACTATTGTCAGCACTGGACCGACGTTCGGCTCGACAAGGGGTCGGGAGCGCTCGTTCGGAACGACGAAATCGTCTGTCAGAAACACGCCGCGACGTTCGAGTCCGGTTCCGGGTACTGCAACTTCGGCCCGTGTGAGGGGTCGTATCTCGCCACCGTCGACGTCGAAGTCGACGACGGCGAGGTGTTCGTCTCCGAGGACGGCTACACCTTCGAACACGTCGGGGAGTCGGACGACGAATCGCGGTCGTCGGGCAGTCGGATCGGCTTCGGCGGCTGA
- a CDS encoding ABC transporter substrate-binding protein, giving the protein MDSQRWRAGGTGDHHPAELGVPHTLVEGEADATWVFIPWEGIQTERDGIDLNAFALDDYDVSHGYTPVLLAHPEGIDVDALYTNALFDRT; this is encoded by the coding sequence ATTGATTCGCAACGATGGCGGGCGGGGGGAACCGGGGACCATCACCCCGCCGAGTTAGGCGTTCCCCACACGCTCGTCGAGGGCGAGGCGGACGCGACGTGGGTGTTCATACCGTGGGAGGGTATTCAGACCGAACGCGACGGCATCGACCTGAACGCCTTCGCCCTCGACGACTACGACGTCTCGCACGGGTACACGCCGGTGCTGCTCGCCCACCCCGAGGGAATCGACGTCGACGCGCTGTACACGAACGCGCTCTTCGACCGGACCTGA